The Staphylothermus marinus F1 genome has a segment encoding these proteins:
- a CDS encoding molybdopterin biosynthesis protein, producing MERKIFHQLIGLNEVFKVVEKYYPLKPLGEEYVDLINSSGRVLAEDIYAPIDHPPFDRSEVDGYAVRSMDIRGADDLHPVKLKVIGGIEPGEKPSTEIRKGEAVEIATGAMIPRGADTVVMVEYTRRENNEVEIYRAAAPGENIASTGSDISMGDLVLLKGTIITPNIIGLLSGLGVNKVKVYVKPKVAVFSTGNEVVEPGEKLVAGKVFDVNGYLVTSSLNEMGVDAKFIGRLPDNEEIIYSEIKKALTWADIVITSGGTSAGLGDTIYRVFEKLGEPGVIVHGLKTKPGKPTVIAVADKKLLFGLPGFPLSCYMIFDQIVKPIMYKLLGTRPPRRRKIRARLAYRIKKPLGKTWLLPVSLIETPQGYTAYPVSIKSGSISPFIYSDGYVILPENTDLLLEDSVVETVLFRDLESLPRLVIIGSNDILLYHILVQYGLADQTRMISTGSMGGWRAIKRGEADIAPTHLLDEETLEYNVPFLEKFGLKRKAVLLRGYERRLGILVAKGNPKKITGIRDFLRNDIVIVNRTRGSGTRVYLDYVLRKLAEKENISFQDIVEKINGYMYEVKTHTAVAAAIAQGRADAGIAVEMAAKMYNLDFIPLTWEKYDFLILRERMDKKLVREFINTLKSLGEKKNEIQNQFPGYRLPNNIGEIIAE from the coding sequence GTGGAACGTAAAATTTTTCACCAACTAATAGGGTTGAATGAAGTTTTCAAAGTTGTAGAAAAATATTATCCCTTGAAGCCTCTCGGCGAAGAATATGTTGACCTAATTAATTCTTCTGGCAGAGTATTAGCCGAAGATATTTATGCACCAATAGATCATCCTCCATTTGATAGAAGCGAAGTCGATGGTTATGCTGTTAGGAGCATGGATATTAGAGGAGCAGACGATCTACACCCTGTTAAGCTAAAAGTTATAGGGGGAATCGAGCCTGGGGAGAAACCATCTACAGAGATTAGAAAAGGAGAAGCTGTAGAAATCGCTACAGGAGCAATGATCCCTAGAGGAGCAGATACTGTAGTCATGGTCGAATACACTAGGCGGGAAAATAATGAAGTAGAAATATATCGTGCAGCCGCTCCAGGAGAAAATATTGCTTCTACGGGAAGCGATATATCTATGGGAGACCTTGTATTATTGAAGGGGACTATTATAACCCCAAATATAATTGGCTTACTCTCCGGTCTAGGGGTTAACAAGGTAAAAGTATATGTTAAACCAAAAGTAGCAGTATTCTCAACGGGCAACGAAGTAGTAGAGCCCGGAGAAAAACTTGTTGCAGGAAAAGTATTTGATGTTAATGGATATCTTGTTACTTCATCTCTAAACGAGATGGGTGTAGATGCTAAATTTATTGGTAGACTCCCAGATAACGAAGAAATTATTTACTCTGAGATCAAGAAAGCCCTTACATGGGCAGACATAGTTATTACAAGCGGAGGAACAAGTGCTGGATTAGGAGACACTATTTATAGAGTATTCGAAAAACTAGGCGAACCAGGAGTAATTGTTCACGGATTAAAAACGAAGCCTGGAAAACCAACAGTTATCGCCGTTGCAGATAAGAAACTATTATTTGGTTTACCTGGATTCCCACTATCATGCTACATGATATTCGACCAAATCGTAAAGCCTATAATGTATAAACTATTGGGAACAAGGCCTCCTAGAAGAAGAAAAATACGTGCTAGACTAGCTTATAGAATTAAGAAACCCCTAGGTAAAACATGGCTATTACCAGTATCCCTCATAGAAACCCCTCAAGGATACACAGCATATCCCGTCTCAATTAAGAGTGGTAGCATATCACCATTTATTTATAGTGATGGATACGTTATTCTCCCAGAAAATACTGATCTACTCCTCGAAGACTCAGTTGTGGAAACAGTATTGTTCAGAGACCTAGAAAGCCTACCTAGACTCGTGATTATAGGTAGCAATGATATCTTACTTTACCATATACTTGTACAGTATGGTTTAGCTGATCAAACAAGAATGATATCTACCGGGAGCATGGGGGGATGGAGAGCTATAAAGAGAGGAGAAGCAGATATAGCACCAACACATCTACTAGATGAAGAAACACTCGAATACAATGTTCCATTCTTAGAAAAATTCGGTCTAAAAAGAAAAGCCGTCTTATTACGAGGATATGAGCGAAGACTTGGAATACTTGTTGCAAAAGGTAATCCTAAGAAAATAACGGGGATCAGGGATTTCCTTAGAAACGACATAGTGATCGTGAATAGAACAAGAGGCTCTGGAACACGCGTATACCTAGACTATGTATTGAGAAAACTAGCTGAGAAAGAAAATATATCGTTTCAAGACATAGTTGAGAAAATCAATGGATACATGTATGAAGTGAAAACACATACAGCTGTTGCAGCAGCTATAGCTCAGGGTAGAGCAGATGCAGGAATAGCTGTTGAAATGGCTGCTAAAATGTATAATCTAGACTTTATACCCTTAACTTGGGAAAAATATGACTTCCTCATATTGAGGGAACGCATGGATAAAAAACTAGTCAGAGAATTCATCAATACACTTAAGTCGCTAGGAGAGAAGAAAAATGAAATCCAGAACCAGTTCCCAGGCTATAGATTACCAAATAATATTGGAGAGATCATTGCTGAGTAG